The genomic segment GATCGACGCATTTATCGCGCGAATCAGGGGCGATATCGACAGCAAGCGCACCGACTGACAGGTTTCGAATCGCGACGAATAAAGCTTGCGGGCTTGGGGCATTCTCCCTCTAGGAGGAATGCTACCAATGCCCGCAAGCTTTTTTTTCAGATCGGCCATCGTACTTCTCGTCGTTTCCGCCGCATGGACATCGTCCGACGCTCCGCGCGCGGTCGCGGAAGCAAAAGCGGAAGAAGAACGGGAGGAATCGTATCCCGCCACAGTATCGGTACTGGCGACCGGCTACACGGCCGGCGTCGAGTCGACCGGCAAGCGCCCGGGGCACCCGCAATACGGCGTGACCTATTCCGGCGTCAAAGTGAGGCGCAGCAAAGTATCGACGATCGCGGCCGATACGCGCCTATTTCCATTGGGGACGCTTCTTTATATCCCGGGCTACGGC from the Cohnella hashimotonis genome contains:
- a CDS encoding 3D domain-containing protein, coding for MPASFFFRSAIVLLVVSAAWTSSDAPRAVAEAKAEEEREESYPATVSVLATGYTAGVESTGKRPGHPQYGVTYSGVKVRRSKVSTIAADTRLFPLGTLLYIPGYGYGCVADTGSRIKGRRIDLYFPSTRQVFKEWGKKQVKVKVIRRGNGRVTETMLDEMNEVAVAGQDLSDKKFDS